In a genomic window of Erinaceus europaeus chromosome 12, mEriEur2.1, whole genome shotgun sequence:
- the LOC103117301 gene encoding IQ domain-containing protein F2-like yields MGIRLCTEDHIILVTVADVEEIIDWHELEKVDEKEKEIVEKGDVEKKEVLQVVDENWMLDEEVGKKKETFVVEEGKEQGSMVVKKVSQKDKKAIKASIKLQAWWRGTLVRRTLLHAALRAWVIQCWWRLTMDRLLQKKRREALVAYAHAERAVVKLQSLIRMWRICWRYSEVRDAIYIIQCHWQCHSCQTCAFLRSHCVVTDTHLEFHIEITKP; encoded by the exons ATGGGGATTCGACTTTGT ACTGAAGATCATATAATTTTGGTTACAGTCGCAGATGTTGAAGAAATCATAGATTGGCATGAACTGGAGAAGGTGgacgagaaggagaaggagatagtgGAGAAGGGTGATGTGGAAAAGAAGGAAGTTCTGCAGGTGGTGGATGAGAACTGGATGCTAGACGAAGAagtgggaaagaagaaagagacgtTTGTGGTGGAAGAGGGGAAGGAACAGGGAAGCATGGTAGTCAAG AAAGTTtcacagaaagataaaaaagcaATAAAGGCATCTATAAAGCTCCAGGCCTGGTGGCGTGGCACTCTGGTACGTCGGACACTGCTGCACGCAGCCCTCAGGGCCTGGGTCATCCAGTGCTGGTGGAGGCTGACAATGGACAGGCTGCTGCAGAAGAAGCGGAGGGAAGCCCTGGTCGCCTACGCGCATGCAGAAAGGGCAGTGGTCAAGCTCCAGTCTCTGATCCGCATGTGGCGCATCTGCTGGCGATACAGTGAGGTGCGCGATGCCATCTACATTATCCAGTGCCACTGGCAGTGCCACAGCTGCCAGACCTGTGCCTTCCTCCGGAGTCACTGTGTAGTCACAGACACTCACTTAGAGTTCCACATTGAGATCACCAAGCCCTAA